The Chlorocebus sabaeus isolate Y175 chromosome 9, mChlSab1.0.hap1, whole genome shotgun sequence genome includes a window with the following:
- the MRLN gene encoding myoregulin: MTGKNWILISTTTPKSLEDEIVGRLLKILFVIFVDLMSIIYVVITS; encoded by the coding sequence ATGACTGGTAAAAACTGGATATTAATTTCTACTACTACTCCCAAAAGTCTAGAAGATGAAATTGTGGGAAGACTtctaaaaattttgtttgttaTCTTTGTTGACTTAATGTCTATTATATATGTTGTGATAACTTCTTAG